A single Leptolyngbya ohadii IS1 DNA region contains:
- a CDS encoding PrsW family glutamic-type intramembrane protease, which produces MTGSRSASAFLRQVYSHDPANSSIAYVLATPTSVLIGRDPRCQIMLDSQVYGGVSRQHVRICPSAVSPSGWEICDLNSANGTYINGQRLQGCRFLRHGDRIALAKEGAQFIFEMAPAAKPPDERSVLPTLPSSSRMPIVPPDPVTMSQLFPILSTGRDLRHKAYLLPAVLTVSFVVLMFLSIGQPGLFNVLLAGYIAAIAYYFVYQLCGKQKPWWVLLGTALTTAVLLLSPVLPLFLWFFRELLPGRIPSPGEAIPLPLLLLQMLFGAGLMEELLKAIPVLGAMWLGTKLRSPYREQIGVWEPLDGILLGTASAVGFTLMETLGQYVPGIINDVTLQAGAEFGELVGLQLLIARLLGSIAGHMAYSGYLGYFIGLSVLKPTQRWQILGIGYLTASVLHALWNASGMINLLVLAVVGVISYAFLGAAILKARLLSPTRSQNFATRFFRSP; this is translated from the coding sequence ATGACCGGATCTCGTTCTGCTTCAGCTTTTCTTAGACAGGTTTACTCCCACGATCCGGCGAATTCCTCGATCGCCTACGTTCTAGCGACCCCGACCAGTGTGCTGATTGGGCGAGATCCCCGCTGTCAAATCATGTTGGATTCCCAGGTCTATGGCGGTGTGTCGCGGCAGCACGTTCGCATCTGTCCTTCTGCGGTTTCACCCTCTGGCTGGGAAATTTGCGACCTTAATAGCGCCAACGGAACCTATATCAATGGGCAGCGGCTTCAGGGATGCCGTTTCCTCAGACATGGCGATCGAATTGCGCTGGCAAAGGAAGGGGCGCAGTTTATCTTCGAGATGGCGCCTGCGGCAAAACCACCGGACGAAAGATCCGTTTTGCCCACCTTACCCTCGTCGTCCAGAATGCCCATCGTGCCGCCTGATCCGGTAACGATGAGCCAATTGTTTCCCATCCTGTCAACCGGACGAGATTTGCGCCACAAGGCATACCTGCTTCCTGCGGTGCTGACGGTTTCATTTGTGGTGCTGATGTTTCTGTCGATCGGACAGCCAGGACTGTTTAACGTGCTGCTGGCAGGCTATATTGCGGCGATCGCCTATTATTTTGTCTACCAGCTTTGCGGCAAACAAAAGCCGTGGTGGGTTCTGCTAGGAACAGCTCTTACGACTGCGGTGCTGTTGCTTAGTCCGGTGCTGCCGCTCTTTCTATGGTTTTTTCGGGAGCTACTGCCGGGGCGAATTCCCAGTCCGGGCGAAGCCATTCCCCTGCCGCTGCTGCTGCTGCAAATGCTGTTTGGGGCAGGGCTGATGGAAGAGCTGCTGAAGGCAATTCCGGTGCTGGGGGCAATGTGGCTGGGCACCAAGCTTCGATCGCCCTACCGCGAACAAATTGGAGTCTGGGAGCCATTGGACGGCATTCTGCTGGGGACGGCTTCCGCTGTCGGGTTTACCCTCATGGAAACGCTGGGGCAATATGTGCCAGGAATTATTAACGATGTGACCCTGCAAGCTGGGGCGGAATTTGGCGAACTGGTGGGGCTTCAGCTTTTGATTGCGCGGCTGTTGGGGTCGATCGCCGGACACATGGCATATAGCGGATATTTGGGATACTTTATCGGCTTAAGCGTTTTGAAACCGACCCAGCGCTGGCAAATTTTGGGAATTGGCTATCTCACTGCGTCAGTGCTGCACGCCCTCTGGAATGCTTCCGGCATGATTAACCTGCTGGTGCTTGCCGTGGTGGGAGTCATTTCCTACGCTTTTCTGGGGGCGGCTATTCTCAAAGCCCGTTTGCTTTCACCCACGCGATCGCAGAATTTCGCTACTCGCTTCTTTCGATCGCCCTAG
- a CDS encoding CHAT domain-containing protein, with translation MPDNPCLSLAISRSTAAAPQHYAIWVWNAPYPGGFVHHDRLWPQQLSEIWQAWQNFFPSRSLPSVPHTPHMFDLPPLPDFNPEVTAPPAAGQPTSYSARLMQSLGVSLWQWVFDGSIQSSFDQSQGIARGQSRPLRLRLDIRDPDLIGLPWEIMQPQPGRQAVSLSQQLLFSRTTSDVDPLPILRSEQSLRILLVLGQDSDIGDYDPSVIPKARLALEQEAATLSKVLETAADVDPFSGNASCQVTTLVQPTPAELIQELESGNYNVLFYSGHGAPAPDGGLLFLRPDAAINGTELAQVLVRCQVKLAVFNACWGAQPDQRDQQTIPRSSLAEVLIHHGVPAVLAMRDTITDQEAINFIQAFAQALAHRSPIDEAVAIARQHLLMLFKFNHPAWTLPILYMHPEFNGELIRPFTEGVTEIPDQSASWLGRQIPQAYLRSVVAPNQMWSLRGGMMRVGRGEGNDVVLQHIGVSREHAEIFCRNSSDEAQEPIYLLRDRSRYGTWILNGDGWRKVHHEEIALQSRTQLKFGNPRSQALEFVIEESV, from the coding sequence ATGCCTGACAATCCTTGCCTCAGTTTAGCAATCTCCCGTTCTACGGCTGCCGCCCCGCAACACTATGCGATCTGGGTGTGGAACGCGCCATATCCGGGCGGTTTTGTGCATCACGATCGCCTCTGGCCGCAGCAGCTTAGCGAAATCTGGCAAGCCTGGCAGAACTTTTTTCCGTCGCGATCGCTGCCCAGTGTGCCCCACACGCCCCACATGTTTGATCTGCCGCCGCTGCCGGACTTTAATCCCGAAGTGACGGCTCCTCCTGCTGCGGGTCAGCCAACCTCCTACTCCGCAAGGCTAATGCAAAGTCTGGGGGTGAGTTTGTGGCAGTGGGTGTTCGACGGCTCGATTCAGAGCAGCTTTGACCAGAGCCAGGGCATTGCCAGAGGGCAAAGTCGTCCCCTGCGCCTGCGGCTTGATATTCGCGATCCAGACTTAATCGGTCTGCCCTGGGAAATTATGCAGCCCCAGCCCGGACGGCAGGCGGTTTCCCTGAGCCAGCAGCTTTTGTTCAGCCGCACCACGAGCGATGTTGATCCCCTGCCGATTCTGCGATCGGAGCAGTCCCTCAGAATTCTTTTAGTCCTGGGGCAGGATTCGGATATCGGAGACTACGATCCATCTGTCATCCCTAAGGCGCGACTGGCACTGGAGCAGGAGGCGGCAACGCTGTCCAAGGTGCTGGAAACAGCGGCGGATGTTGATCCCTTTAGCGGCAATGCCTCCTGCCAGGTGACAACTCTGGTGCAGCCGACTCCCGCCGAACTGATTCAGGAATTGGAATCGGGAAACTATAACGTTCTGTTCTACTCCGGGCACGGTGCGCCTGCGCCTGATGGTGGCTTGCTGTTCCTCCGTCCCGATGCGGCAATTAATGGCACGGAACTGGCACAGGTTTTGGTGCGCTGTCAGGTCAAACTGGCGGTGTTTAATGCCTGCTGGGGGGCACAGCCCGATCAGCGAGATCAGCAGACGATTCCGCGCAGCAGTCTGGCAGAGGTGCTGATCCACCACGGCGTTCCGGCGGTGCTGGCGATGCGAGACACGATTACCGACCAGGAAGCAATTAATTTTATCCAGGCGTTTGCCCAGGCACTGGCACACCGATCGCCCATTGACGAAGCCGTTGCGATCGCCCGTCAGCATTTGCTGATGCTGTTTAAGTTCAACCATCCCGCCTGGACGCTGCCCATCCTCTATATGCACCCGGAATTTAACGGGGAGCTGATTCGTCCGTTTACCGAAGGCGTGACGGAAATCCCGGATCAAAGTGCGAGCTGGCTGGGGCGGCAAATTCCGCAGGCGTATTTGCGATCGGTGGTGGCTCCGAATCAAATGTGGTCGCTGCGGGGCGGCATGATGCGCGTCGGGCGGGGCGAAGGCAACGATGTCGTGTTGCAGCATATCGGGGTTTCCCGCGAACACGCCGAAATTTTCTGCCGCAATTCCTCCGACGAAGCGCAGGAGCCAATCTACCTGCTGCGGGATCGATCGCGCTACGGCACCTGGATTTTGAACGGGGATGGCTGGCGCAAAGTGCATCATGAGGAAATTGCGCTCCAGTCAAGAACTCAGCTAAAGTTTGGCAATCCGCGCAGTCAGGCGTTAGAGTTTGTGATTGAGGAATCCGTCTAG
- a CDS encoding protein phosphatase 2C domain-containing protein, translated as MLYCPNPICQTPNPETHRFCQKCRTPLLRRYLWAVGTMASAYQAGDVLGDRFLCKGSRIFLDSKPGLSPVNFAEVPAPLLAYLRLSAYPLHLPQIYDWLQFESATTEYTPENTLLLLDQVPLYRPDSLEEVLPPADQPASSSDQEVLLFPSLLQLWQSTNAFRQLHWLWQIVQLWQPLSQEQCASTLLNAELLRVEGGLLRILELQSDRTAPTLTQLGQTWLTWTDTARSEIRGFLQSLCQQIISGNLHNPEQIVTQLDWAIAQVAQSQTYRIQVATRTDQGPTRPRNEDACYPASGTEPSKNSLPFVIVCDGIGGHQGGDVASHLAIEAVSQRILSLQPETLDAATLTIELEKAACLANDLISERNDSEQRFDRQRMGTTIVIALVRHHEIYIAHIGDSRAYWITRWGCHQITVDDDIASREVRLGYSTYRQALQQPSAGALVQALGMVGSSMLYPTVQRFLLDEDSVFLLCSDGLCDNDRVEEVWDTEILPVLDGKTNLPTVSRNLIDVGNTRNGYDNVTVGLLSCQVAQKSAVPVIGEYPGDRSLRAAAIGGSAVSPNREAGLSGTPTQAVAPVQLFPSPPTQPVAEPAAPPTTTAKTRIIPRKSSRPRLLPWVVMLAILSGLGVALYPLLQEALGNRQTASNSDPLPTPSIATSAAPNAAPNAAPTSLAVNTLVRIRPAAPSSTASGTPIAASPKSLILQSRPAAAPTTTAQTQLIPRKSSRPRLLPWVVMLAILSGLGVALYPLLQEALGNRQTASNSDPLPPPLPPHPTPRFPNG; from the coding sequence ATGCTCTACTGTCCTAATCCGATCTGTCAGACTCCCAATCCAGAAACCCATCGGTTTTGCCAGAAATGCCGAACCCCGCTCCTGCGTCGCTACCTTTGGGCAGTGGGGACAATGGCGTCAGCGTATCAGGCAGGGGACGTGTTAGGCGATCGGTTTTTGTGTAAGGGATCGCGAATTTTTCTGGACAGTAAACCCGGTTTGTCCCCAGTAAATTTTGCGGAGGTTCCTGCCCCGCTGCTGGCTTACCTGCGTCTGTCTGCTTATCCGCTTCATCTACCGCAGATTTATGACTGGCTTCAGTTTGAGTCTGCGACGACGGAATACACGCCAGAGAATACACTGCTGCTGCTGGATCAGGTGCCGCTTTACCGCCCCGACAGTCTGGAAGAGGTTTTGCCTCCGGCGGATCAGCCTGCTAGCTCTTCCGATCAGGAAGTCCTGCTGTTTCCCAGCCTGCTGCAACTGTGGCAATCCACAAATGCGTTTCGGCAGCTTCACTGGCTCTGGCAAATCGTGCAGCTCTGGCAGCCCCTCAGCCAGGAGCAATGTGCTTCTACGCTATTAAATGCCGAACTGCTGCGCGTCGAAGGCGGACTGCTGAGAATCCTGGAGCTTCAGAGCGATCGGACAGCGCCAACCCTGACACAGCTGGGGCAAACCTGGCTCACCTGGACAGATACCGCCCGATCGGAAATTCGGGGATTCCTTCAGAGCCTCTGTCAGCAGATCATTTCGGGCAATCTTCACAACCCAGAACAGATTGTTACACAGCTCGATTGGGCGATCGCCCAGGTTGCCCAGTCCCAAACCTATCGCATCCAGGTTGCCACCCGCACCGATCAGGGACCAACCCGCCCCCGTAATGAGGATGCCTGCTATCCGGCAAGCGGTACCGAGCCGTCGAAAAACTCCCTGCCGTTCGTGATCGTGTGCGATGGGATTGGCGGACATCAGGGCGGCGATGTGGCGTCCCATCTGGCGATCGAAGCCGTTTCCCAGCGAATTCTTTCCCTCCAGCCCGAAACCCTCGATGCGGCAACCCTCACGATTGAACTCGAAAAAGCCGCCTGCCTTGCCAATGATTTGATTAGCGAACGCAACGACAGCGAACAGCGCTTCGATCGCCAGCGGATGGGAACGACGATCGTGATTGCCCTCGTGCGGCATCATGAGATCTACATTGCCCATATTGGTGACAGCCGCGCCTACTGGATTACTCGCTGGGGCTGCCATCAAATCACTGTCGATGACGATATTGCCTCACGGGAAGTCCGGCTGGGCTACAGCACCTATCGGCAGGCACTTCAGCAGCCGAGCGCAGGGGCACTGGTACAGGCATTGGGCATGGTGGGTTCATCGATGCTCTATCCAACCGTGCAGCGATTCCTGCTGGATGAGGACAGCGTGTTTCTCCTCTGCTCCGATGGACTGTGCGATAACGATCGCGTCGAGGAAGTCTGGGATACGGAAATTCTTCCGGTGCTGGATGGTAAAACCAATCTGCCAACCGTAAGCCGTAACCTGATCGACGTGGGTAATACGCGCAATGGCTACGATAATGTTACGGTCGGTCTGCTGTCCTGCCAGGTGGCGCAAAAGTCTGCTGTCCCGGTAATTGGAGAGTATCCCGGCGATCGCTCGCTCCGCGCTGCCGCCATAGGCGGGTCGGCTGTCAGTCCAAACCGTGAAGCAGGGCTGTCTGGTACTCCCACTCAGGCTGTTGCACCTGTTCAGCTTTTCCCCTCGCCGCCAACCCAGCCCGTTGCTGAACCTGCTGCGCCTCCGACTACGACGGCAAAAACTCGAATTATTCCGCGCAAATCATCCCGTCCTCGCCTGCTCCCCTGGGTTGTGATGCTGGCAATTTTGTCCGGCTTGGGCGTTGCTCTCTACCCGCTACTTCAGGAGGCTTTGGGCAATAGACAGACCGCAAGTAATTCTGACCCCCTGCCTACTCCCTCGATCGCCACATCTGCTGCCCCGAATGCTGCCCCGAATGCTGCCCCGACTTCGCTGGCGGTCAATACCCTGGTGCGAATTCGCCCTGCCGCTCCCAGTTCCACTGCCTCCGGTACACCGATCGCCGCATCTCCTAAATCGCTGATCCTTCAGTCTCGCCCTGCTGCCGCCCCCACGACGACGGCACAAACTCAGCTTATTCCGCGCAAATCATCCCGTCCTCGCCTGCTCCCCTGGGTTGTGATGCTGGCAATTTTGTCCGGCTTGGGCGTTGCTCTCTACCCGCTACTTCAGGAGGCTTTGGGCAATAGACAGACCGCAAGTAATTCTGACCCCCTGCCCCCCCCCCTCCCCCCCCACCCTACCCCTCGGTTCCCCAACGGCTGA
- a CDS encoding NAD(P)H-quinone oxidoreductase subunit M, with product MLLKCTTRHVRIFTAEVENDGLVESEDKLTLDIDPDNELEWNDAALQEVYQRFESLVAAYEGQDLTNYNLRRIGSDLEHFIRSLLMAGKVSYNLNSRVKNFSLGMPRYSDEDADNHLAIK from the coding sequence ATGCTGCTCAAGTGTACAACCCGCCATGTCCGTATTTTTACGGCAGAAGTTGAGAATGACGGATTAGTTGAGTCGGAAGACAAGCTGACCCTGGACATCGATCCTGATAACGAACTGGAATGGAACGATGCTGCCCTCCAGGAGGTGTATCAGCGGTTTGAAAGCCTCGTGGCGGCATACGAAGGTCAGGATTTAACCAACTACAACCTGCGCCGCATTGGGTCAGATCTGGAACACTTTATTCGATCGCTGCTCATGGCGGGCAAAGTGTCCTACAACCTGAATAGCCGCGTGAAGAACTTTAGTCTCGGCATGCCCCGCTACTCCGACGAAGACGCAGACAATCACCTGGCAATCAAGTAA
- a CDS encoding DUF4230 domain-containing protein: MKPTEGVMERDESQQKSWVDLPARMPTQPQPLSQPIAQTISPPKTKPQKGNYWQRQKRSSLWGAAKPSGNWMDLLKNLSFLTASSLSLVTVLVVLGMVRSGTDSLGKIFGVVTAPQPAPKVDVRSAVVQQVRGVSELTTAVFAMQTVVPTSRERTVGGFVVGKTTLLYIGYGEVRAGLDLSSLTPDAVQPQGDTLLIRLPPPRILDSKLDVNRSQVYDYDRGFMGMGPDAAPELQELAQRKTLESLVQSACNEGLLQTANDRARLAVGQLLSTSGYRQVTIETQPPASDACPPPVAVPEGESLPPVPAVPSP; this comes from the coding sequence ATGAAACCTACCGAGGGTGTGATGGAGCGCGACGAGTCGCAACAGAAGTCCTGGGTTGATCTTCCGGCTCGCATGCCGACTCAACCGCAGCCGTTATCCCAGCCGATCGCTCAAACAATTTCCCCGCCAAAGACCAAACCGCAGAAGGGCAATTACTGGCAGCGGCAGAAACGCTCATCTCTTTGGGGCGCGGCGAAGCCGTCGGGCAACTGGATGGATCTGCTGAAGAATTTGTCCTTTCTGACCGCAAGCAGTCTCAGCCTGGTAACGGTGCTGGTCGTGCTGGGCATGGTGCGATCGGGGACAGATTCTCTGGGAAAAATATTTGGCGTGGTAACTGCGCCTCAGCCTGCTCCCAAGGTAGACGTGCGATCGGCGGTGGTACAGCAGGTGCGGGGCGTAAGTGAGTTGACAACTGCCGTATTCGCGATGCAAACCGTTGTGCCGACCAGCCGGGAAAGAACTGTGGGTGGCTTTGTGGTGGGCAAAACGACGCTGCTCTACATTGGCTATGGCGAAGTGCGTGCCGGACTGGATCTGTCTTCCCTGACTCCCGATGCGGTGCAACCCCAGGGCGATACGCTGCTAATCCGTCTGCCGCCGCCCCGAATTCTAGACAGCAAGCTGGATGTCAACCGATCGCAGGTGTATGACTACGATCGTGGATTTATGGGTATGGGACCGGATGCGGCTCCGGAACTGCAAGAATTAGCGCAGCGCAAAACCCTGGAAAGCCTGGTGCAATCTGCCTGCAACGAAGGACTGCTGCAAACCGCAAACGATCGTGCCCGTCTTGCTGTGGGTCAGTTGCTCTCGACATCGGGATATCGTCAGGTGACGATCGAAACCCAACCGCCTGCTAGTGATGCCTGTCCGCCGCCCGTGGCTGTGCCTGAAGGGGAATCTCTGCCTCCGGTTCCGGCTGTGCCTTCGCCTTAA
- the ylqF gene encoding ribosome biogenesis GTPase YlqF — translation MTSPPIQWYPGHIAKAERALQEQLKKVDVVLEVRDARIPLATRHPDVAQWISGKERVLILNRVDMIPQSVQQDWNKWFRSQNEVPYFTNAHQGQGISGVAQAARQVGAKINQRRSDRGMLPRPVRAVVIGFPNVGKSALINRLLKKRVVESARRAGVTRQLKWVRISDELDLLDAPGVLPSRLSDQEAALKLAFCDDIGQAAYDNQRVAAALVDRIKAVYHLSPNLFEQEPLSDRYPLELEPRTGEGFVADLADIRYQGDKERSANQILNDFRKGILGAIPLELPPAIE, via the coding sequence ATGACTTCACCGCCGATTCAATGGTATCCGGGGCACATCGCCAAAGCCGAGAGGGCACTGCAAGAGCAGCTTAAAAAGGTAGATGTGGTGCTGGAAGTGCGCGATGCCCGCATTCCCCTCGCAACCCGCCACCCGGATGTGGCGCAATGGATTAGCGGTAAGGAAAGGGTGCTGATTCTCAATCGGGTAGACATGATCCCGCAGAGCGTCCAGCAGGACTGGAACAAATGGTTTCGATCGCAAAACGAAGTGCCCTATTTCACCAATGCCCATCAGGGACAGGGAATTTCTGGTGTGGCGCAGGCAGCTCGGCAGGTGGGCGCAAAGATTAACCAGCGCAGAAGCGATCGCGGTATGTTGCCCCGTCCCGTAAGAGCCGTTGTGATTGGCTTCCCGAATGTGGGTAAGTCTGCTCTGATTAACCGTTTGCTGAAGAAGCGCGTGGTGGAAAGTGCCCGTCGTGCAGGCGTCACCCGGCAGCTTAAATGGGTGCGGATTTCCGACGAACTGGACTTACTGGATGCCCCCGGTGTTCTACCGTCTCGCCTCAGCGATCAGGAAGCGGCGCTCAAGCTTGCCTTTTGTGATGACATCGGACAAGCAGCCTACGACAATCAGCGGGTCGCGGCGGCACTCGTCGATCGCATTAAAGCGGTCTATCACCTGTCTCCCAACCTATTTGAGCAGGAGCCGTTAAGCGATCGCTATCCACTGGAACTGGAACCGCGCACCGGGGAAGGTTTTGTGGCAGATCTGGCAGATATTCGCTACCAGGGCGACAAGGAACGATCTGCGAATCAGATTCTCAACGATTTCCGGAAGGGCATTCTGGGAGCAATCCCGCTGGAGCTACCGCCTGCAATTGAGTAG
- the sfsA gene encoding DNA/RNA nuclease SfsA: MPPSDWIYPFPPLLSGTLIKRYKRFFADIELDTGETIVAHCPNTGPMTGVYVPGNRVMVSVSDNPTRKLPYTWELIEVENGVWAGTNTALPNRVVESLLLAKVLPELGDYQQIQREVPYGQDKKSRIDFLLTAKNQAENTERPIFIEVKNTTWARGTLALFPDTVTTRGQKHLQELMALTPQARAVMLYFINRGDCTEFAPGDTADPVYGQLLRQAIDRGVEVLPCRFDITPQGVRYLGLAEFKIAAGMI; this comes from the coding sequence ATGCCACCCTCCGACTGGATTTACCCCTTTCCGCCCCTGCTCTCCGGTACGCTGATCAAACGCTACAAACGGTTTTTTGCCGATATTGAGCTAGATACGGGAGAAACGATCGTCGCCCACTGCCCCAACACGGGACCGATGACGGGGGTTTATGTACCGGGAAATCGGGTAATGGTTTCGGTGAGCGATAATCCGACGCGCAAACTGCCCTACACGTGGGAGCTAATAGAAGTCGAAAACGGGGTCTGGGCGGGAACGAATACGGCATTGCCTAATCGCGTTGTAGAGTCGCTGCTGCTGGCGAAGGTACTGCCGGAACTCGGTGACTATCAACAAATTCAGAGAGAAGTTCCCTATGGGCAGGACAAAAAGAGCCGAATTGACTTCCTCCTAACTGCTAAAAATCAGGCTGAAAATACCGAGAGACCGATTTTTATCGAGGTCAAAAATACAACCTGGGCACGAGGAACGCTGGCTTTATTTCCTGATACCGTGACCACGCGAGGGCAAAAACACCTTCAGGAACTGATGGCTCTCACGCCACAGGCTAGAGCAGTGATGCTGTATTTCATCAATCGCGGCGACTGCACCGAGTTTGCTCCGGGCGATACGGCTGATCCGGTCTATGGTCAGCTTTTACGTCAGGCGATCGATCGCGGTGTGGAGGTATTGCCCTGTCGATTTGACATTACCCCGCAGGGGGTTCGCTACCTGGGGTTGGCAGAGTTCAAGATAGCAGCAGGCATGATATAG
- a CDS encoding Uma2 family endonuclease, which yields MRTGSDYPCFRPFFDRQQQPIKIKRSQAVQRTGGGRSPMVRALSQELTLEEFLQLPETKPTSEYIDGQIIQKPTPQGKHSSIQGELVPAINAVVKAARVGRAFPELRCTFGNRSIVPGITVFRTERIPRDTDGAVAHVFSIAPDWTIEILSPDQSQTKVTKNILYCLNYGTQMGWLIDPDEQTVLVYLLQQQPQAFDLPDELLPVPDFAANLKLTVGNLFAWLWE from the coding sequence GTGAGAACCGGATCTGATTATCCCTGCTTTCGTCCTTTCTTCGATCGTCAACAGCAACCTATTAAGATAAAGAGAAGTCAGGCAGTCCAGCGAACGGGAGGAGGACGATCGCCTATGGTACGGGCACTATCCCAGGAATTGACGCTGGAAGAGTTTTTGCAGCTTCCAGAAACGAAGCCCACCAGCGAGTATATCGACGGTCAGATTATCCAGAAACCAACGCCTCAGGGGAAGCACAGTTCAATTCAGGGGGAGTTGGTTCCTGCGATTAATGCAGTCGTGAAAGCGGCGCGAGTGGGTCGGGCATTTCCAGAGTTGCGGTGTACCTTTGGCAATCGGTCGATTGTTCCTGGTATTACGGTGTTCAGAACCGAGCGAATTCCGCGTGATACAGATGGAGCCGTTGCGCATGTGTTTTCGATCGCGCCCGATTGGACGATTGAGATTCTGTCGCCCGACCAGAGCCAAACGAAAGTAACTAAAAACATTCTGTATTGCCTCAATTACGGAACTCAGATGGGGTGGCTCATCGATCCAGACGAACAAACTGTCCTGGTTTATTTGCTCCAGCAACAGCCGCAAGCTTTTGATCTGCCGGACGAGCTGCTTCCCGTTCCCGATTTTGCGGCAAACCTGAAATTAACTGTGGGCAATCTGTTTGCGTGGCTCTGGGAGTAA
- a CDS encoding Npun_F5749 family FMN-dependent PPOX-type flavoprotein: MTETNSLESSSILAPWRAALTGSLHRNRSLVYSRYAQLATVRSSHEDGRCLPANRTVVFRGFLDDGNQLKFITDDRSEKVAQIEQQPWGELCWYFPKTREQFRLLGTLTIVREDCGNCTLEQTRQTQWQELSDAARVQFAWAASGQLRTAESDFNPIPPDAVAPPPNFCLLLLDPVQVDHLLLRGNPQNRFIYQKVDQLWKKEEVNP, encoded by the coding sequence GTGACCGAAACTAATTCTTTAGAATCTTCTTCAATCCTGGCTCCGTGGCGGGCTGCCCTCACAGGTTCACTCCATCGGAATCGATCGCTGGTTTACTCCCGCTATGCCCAGCTTGCTACCGTCCGATCGTCTCATGAAGATGGGCGGTGTCTTCCGGCAAATCGAACCGTTGTGTTTCGTGGGTTTCTGGATGACGGCAATCAGCTGAAGTTTATTACGGACGATCGCAGCGAAAAGGTTGCCCAGATTGAACAGCAGCCTTGGGGGGAACTCTGCTGGTATTTCCCCAAAACGCGGGAGCAGTTTCGCCTGCTGGGAACGCTGACGATCGTGCGGGAGGATTGCGGCAATTGCACCCTGGAGCAGACACGGCAGACCCAGTGGCAGGAATTATCAGATGCGGCAAGGGTTCAGTTTGCTTGGGCAGCTTCAGGACAGCTAAGAACTGCGGAGAGCGACTTTAATCCAATACCGCCCGATGCAGTTGCTCCACCCCCCAATTTCTGTTTGCTGCTGCTCGATCCGGTGCAGGTGGATCACTTGCTGCTGCGGGGAAACCCTCAGAATCGATTTATCTACCAGAAAGTCGATCAACTGTGGAAAAAGGAAGAGGTAAATCCCTAA
- the cysE gene encoding serine O-acetyltransferase, protein MITSLTADFRIIFDRDPAARNWLEVLFCYPGLQALLLHRFAHRLYRLKLPFIPRLISHIARFLTGIEIHPGAQIGKGVFIDHGMGVVIGETAIVGDYALIYQGVTLGGTGKESGKRHPTLGENVVVGAGAKVLGNIEIGNNARIGAGSVVLRNVPSDCTVVGIPGRIVYRAGERVGPLDHGQLPDSEAQVIRALLDRIEALEQQVQALQPSTQPSVIEDVMEVEEAEDSTRVPVTASCRLNDRIIEQFLDGSGI, encoded by the coding sequence GTGATTACTTCGCTCACGGCTGATTTTCGCATTATTTTCGATCGTGACCCTGCGGCGCGCAACTGGCTGGAGGTGCTGTTTTGCTATCCCGGTCTTCAGGCGCTGCTGCTGCATCGATTTGCCCATCGGCTGTATCGGCTAAAACTTCCCTTCATTCCTCGCCTGATTTCCCACATTGCCCGCTTCCTGACCGGAATTGAAATCCACCCCGGCGCACAGATTGGTAAGGGCGTGTTTATCGATCACGGTATGGGTGTGGTGATTGGCGAAACGGCGATCGTTGGAGACTATGCGCTGATTTATCAGGGTGTCACGCTGGGCGGAACGGGGAAGGAAAGCGGCAAACGCCACCCGACTCTGGGCGAAAATGTGGTCGTTGGTGCTGGGGCGAAGGTGCTGGGCAATATCGAAATTGGCAATAATGCCCGCATTGGGGCAGGCTCGGTCGTGCTGCGAAATGTACCCTCTGACTGCACCGTGGTCGGCATTCCGGGCAGAATTGTCTATCGGGCAGGGGAACGGGTGGGTCCGCTGGATCACGGTCAGTTGCCCGACTCCGAAGCACAGGTTATCCGGGCATTGCTCGATCGCATTGAAGCATTAGAACAGCAAGTACAGGCGCTACAGCCGTCAACGCAACCTTCTGTGATTGAAGATGTGATGGAAGTGGAGGAAGCAGAAGATTCAACTCGCGTTCCTGTAACAGCAAGCTGCCGCCTGAACGATCGAATTATTGAGCAGTTCCTCGACGGTTCTGGAATTTAG